Proteins from a genomic interval of Paenibacillus sp. FSL H8-0048:
- a CDS encoding ABC transporter ATP-binding protein: MSNVIELDHVTKRYDRFELRDISLPIKEGYITGLIGPNGAGKTSMIKLMMGLIFPDQGNILMFGQNNQQDLAAFKARIGYVSDENIYYEHLTVKQMKSIIAPFYPGWNNDTYVKFQELFKLPPGKKIKDLSKGMKIKFSLAIALSHGADLLIMDEPTSGLDPIFRREMLELLSEHIQDEKKSILFSTHNTTDLDRIADYIVFINEGRIVFNEMKESLSERYLLVKGGKELLDRDVRRWFVGLRENGLGFEGLISNRAEGERYFRDTAICETPTLEEIMYYTVKGSEAHV; encoded by the coding sequence ATGAGTAATGTAATTGAGCTGGACCATGTGACCAAGCGCTACGACCGTTTTGAGCTGCGGGATATTTCGCTGCCCATCAAGGAGGGCTACATTACCGGGCTGATCGGCCCGAATGGTGCAGGTAAGACCTCCATGATCAAGTTGATGATGGGGTTAATTTTCCCGGACCAAGGCAACATTCTGATGTTCGGCCAGAACAACCAGCAGGACCTGGCGGCTTTTAAAGCGCGTATCGGTTACGTCTCGGATGAGAATATCTATTATGAGCACTTGACCGTTAAGCAGATGAAGAGTATTATCGCCCCGTTCTATCCCGGGTGGAATAATGATACATATGTGAAGTTTCAGGAGCTGTTCAAGCTTCCGCCGGGTAAGAAGATCAAGGATCTGTCCAAGGGGATGAAGATCAAATTCTCCCTCGCTATCGCCCTGTCCCATGGTGCCGATCTGCTGATTATGGATGAGCCTACTTCGGGGCTTGATCCGATTTTTCGCCGGGAGATGCTGGAGCTGCTCAGTGAGCATATCCAGGATGAGAAGAAGTCGATTCTGTTCTCTACCCACAACACCACAGATCTGGACCGGATTGCCGACTATATTGTATTTATTAATGAGGGACGGATTGTATTCAATGAGATGAAGGAGAGTCTGAGCGAACGCTATCTGCTGGTCAAAGGCGGGAAAGAGCTGCTGGACCGGGATGTCCGGCGGTGGTTCGTGGGGCTGCGGGAGAACGGGCTGGGCTTCGAAGGGCTGATCAGCAACCGTGCGGAAGGGGAACGTTACTTCAGGGACACCGCAATCTGCGAGACACCTACACTGGAAGAGATTATGTACTATACGGTAAAAGGAAGTGAAGCACATGTATAA
- a CDS encoding ABC-2 transporter permease produces MYNSIALIRKDFMLTRKFILLLIPYYLIMGYMNAEAYTVFSLFPAMLLLINSCTIDMQHNNQKFLVTLPVPRQRLIQAKYMTLIPFSLFSLTCTILLYLGAFTMGKLDEPLRWRELGIATAAFPLLASIYLPLYYWLGQKGMQIVNFIFIMVIMLNFTAITSLSKRFPALAEWISTGRLENVLLVAISVLAYLVIIYASYLVSLRIYMHKDI; encoded by the coding sequence ATGTATAACTCCATCGCTCTGATCCGTAAAGACTTCATGCTTACCCGGAAGTTTATCCTCCTGCTGATTCCCTATTATCTGATTATGGGTTATATGAACGCTGAAGCCTATACGGTGTTCTCGCTGTTTCCGGCTATGCTGCTGCTCATTAACTCCTGTACCATCGATATGCAGCATAACAATCAGAAGTTTCTGGTTACGCTCCCGGTCCCGAGACAGCGGCTGATTCAGGCTAAATATATGACGCTGATTCCATTCTCCTTGTTCAGCCTGACCTGTACGATTCTGCTGTATCTGGGTGCTTTTACGATGGGCAAGCTGGATGAACCGCTGCGCTGGAGAGAGCTGGGAATAGCTACTGCCGCGTTCCCTTTATTGGCCTCAATTTATCTGCCGCTGTATTACTGGCTGGGACAAAAAGGGATGCAGATCGTCAACTTCATCTTTATTATGGTGATCATGCTGAATTTCACGGCAATTACCAGCTTGTCTAAACGGTTTCCGGCACTTGCCGAATGGATTAGCACTGGCAGATTGGAGAATGTCTTGCTTGTTGCCATCAGTGTCCTGGCCTATCTCGTGATTATCTATGCTTCTTATTTAGTCTCTCTGCGGATTTATATGCACAAGGATATCTAG
- a CDS encoding ribosomal protein L7/L12 — MEHMDTIDLIAILALVLALLLMLSVFSLKRRVNELESRLAQRDAYSGTYSSPASGRTADIPAPLFVQNPELAPDLERRIRLLMAEGKKIQAIKVMREARNLGLKEAKDFVEDLERGGTFR, encoded by the coding sequence ATGGAACATATGGATACGATTGATCTCATCGCCATTCTGGCTCTGGTGCTGGCGCTATTGCTTATGCTCAGTGTGTTCAGTTTGAAAAGGCGTGTGAACGAGCTGGAGTCCCGGTTAGCGCAAAGAGATGCTTACAGCGGAACGTACTCATCCCCAGCGAGCGGCAGAACTGCCGATATCCCGGCTCCCCTGTTCGTGCAGAACCCGGAGCTGGCACCGGACCTGGAGCGTAGAATCCGCCTGTTAATGGCCGAAGGCAAGAAAATTCAGGCAATCAAGGTCATGCGCGAAGCACGGAATCTGGGCCTCAAGGAAGCCAAGGATTTCGTAGAGGACCTGGAGCGAGGCGGAACCTTCCGCTAA